In Cryptomeria japonica chromosome 10, Sugi_1.0, whole genome shotgun sequence, a genomic segment contains:
- the LOC131072262 gene encoding uncharacterized protein LOC131072262 isoform X2, which translates to MRRLFPLKPVSASNNNSNSNNLPNQKVDKDGPFFWEKGSDYLKENSLEAQMIRDHSSAIPKKTISGGGNSKRSSAHLINHHMGPAFESSSLHRRSHSSASSIFSSDKNDSSFSDVSKSSGSSADGFAPSSKCTPPEAKVVWTNRSTSVPKGRPEVYCSTLANTPPSLSRSSSARITKVPEDFLEFSFDGREEEDEDTHNLVSGKAQMEIIADNETVLSSGRPPRSRLSGQDNIHIGSVKRLVRSQSFKGSCANTGEKSSSKMQGDLLSYPKSSSSSVGDKLSSRYQSARNVAERLVRSLPGKSKSKVIDAKSNFDSETVLIHCDGRIRREFLESFQPSGPELGSYHNLNTEELSPSQSQGVSPSSHCRSNEERQFPTFQVQNVEGLALHPPQKEVDRCRFQLWLEGYDKMQDNDEELEIRAKAAEDQVALLSEELESMNWYHCSRSESVSAKNSQQNAEFLWQKLRKASEEKRNLALMLSSEVQSRKRERSSATEALRLIKGEMESRTKILENEKNDLQQTLEKEIDRRSNEWASMLEKIRSEERRMRERVRDLAEQNVALQREVSSLNNQEIHVKSQVRESQKCMTDLRNKLTDAENEIMQLRESLSESIKKGKQAEDDRDSNKRSYKEKERENSELQKSVVRLQRLCKDQERTIGGLWGGLDNEINDRPHDKDDCITKLQKEQLRLVGVEQALRKELENCRWEAGTLRHENTSLLDRVRSREKGTSIGLIKLDQELWDRLDGLQAQAFPLLDENVHLSFKLLDYVKRNLSTFDACEISEWEHSNSMLETGQEWEHAMELDMMAQNLRRKVDSWKKSVWIQKEILKEKSHISCDESLKQDVENPEAYQQEQQHIENEEGFNQLQQELKAETLLVKILREKLCSKEADLEQLQEEIATLVRSQEVLRSNIESLQGRLSSSNQKEKELELLLGGKEDTIRCLQADLQECLKELTLLRVEIPKVSEERDGFKEDAEQLTWQNMKLIAEVEALKIRVEKLDEDVLVREGQLSILQESLNA; encoded by the exons ATGCGGAGGTTATTTCCATTGAAACCGGTCTCTGCATCGAACAATAACAGTAACAGTAATAATTTGCCGAACCAGAAGGTTGATAAGGATGGGCCATTCTTTTGGGAAAAGGGAAGCGATTACCTGAAGGAGAATTCGCTTGAAGCGCAGATGATTCGAGACCATTCTTCTGCTATTCCGAAGAAAACTATCTCTGGGGGAGGGAATTCGAAGCGATCATCTGCGCATTTAATAAACCATCACATGGGTCCCGCGTTTGAATCTTCGTCTCTTCACAGACGAAGCCATTCATCAGCCTCTTCCATCTTTTCCAGCGACAAAAATGATAGCTCTTTCAGTGATGTGAGCAAATCCTCTGGAAGCAGTGCGGATGGCTTTGCTCCAAGCTCCAAATGCACACCTCC AGAAGCAAAAGTAGTATGGACAAACAGATCCACCAGTGTGCCTAAAGGTCGTCCTGAAGTTTACTGTAGCACCCTTGCAAATACCCCTCCATCCTTGTCAAGAAGCAGTTCTGCCCGAATAACAAAAGTTCCAGAGGATTTCTTGGAATTCAGTTTTGAtggaagggaagaagaagatgaagatactCACAACCTGGTATCTGGAAAGGCACAGATGGAAATAATAGCAGATAACGAAACTGTACTGAGCTCTGGTCGGCCACCACGTTCCAGACTTTCAGGCCAAGATAATATTCATATAGGCAGTGTTAAAAGACTTGTACGTTCTCAGTCTTTTAAAGGTTCTTGTGCAAACACAGGTGAAAAATCATCCTCAAAGATGCAAGGTGATCTTCTGTCATATCCAAAAAGCTCATCATCTTCAGTGGGGGACAAACTTTCTTCCAGGTATCAAAGTGCTCGAAATGTTGCTGAAAGACTGGTTAGATCACTACCAGGGAAATCCAAATCCAAAGTAATCGATGCCAagagtaattttgatagtgaaaCTGTTCTTATCCATTGTGATGGGAGAATCCGCAGGGAATTTCTAGAATCATTCCAGCCATCAGGACCTGAGCTTGGAAGCTACCACAATTTGAATACCGAAGAATTATCTCCATCTCAAAGCCAGGGAGTAAGCCCAAGCTCACATTGTAGATCAAATGAGGAAAGGCAGTTTCCTACTTTTCAAGTACAGAATGTTGAAGGATTGGCTCTTCATCCGCCACAGAAGGAAGTGGACAGATGCCGATTTCAACTGTGGCTTGAAGGCTATGATAAGATGCAAGATAATGATGAAGAGCTGGAAATAAGAGCTAAAGCAGCTGAAGACCAGGTTGCATTATTGTCAGAAGAGTTAGAATCGATGAACTGGTACCATTGCAGCAGGTCTGAATCTGTAAGTGCAAAGAACTCACAACAAAATGCAGAATTTTTGTggcaaaaattgagaaaagcatctgAAGAGAAAAGGAACTTAGCACTTATGCTTTCTTCAGAAGTTCAGAGCCGCAAGAGAGAAAGATCATCAGCGACTGAAGCTCTAAGGTTGATCAAGGGAGAGATGGAATCTCGCACAAAGATATTGGAGAATGAGAAGAATGATCTGCAGCAAACATTAGAAAAGGAGATAGATAGGAGGTCGAATGAATGGGCCTCTATGCTGGAGAAAATTAGGTCTGAGGAGAGGAGGATGAGAGAGAGAGTCAGAGATCTGGCAGAGCAAAATGTAGCATTGCAGAGAGAAGTTTCATCTTTAAATAACCAGGAAATTCATGTAAAAAGTCAGGTGAGGGAATCTCAGAAATGTATGACTGATTTGAGAAACAAATTAACAGATGCTGAAAATGAAATTATGCAGTtaagggaatccctgtcagaatcTATCAAGAAAGGAAAACAAGCAGAAGATGACCGAGATTCAAACAAAAGGAGCTACAAGGAAAAAGAAAGGGAAAACTCTGAGTTACAGAAATCAGTTGTCAGATTACAGCGACTATGTAAAGATCAGGAAAGAACAATTGGTGGATTGTGGGGAGGATTAGACAATGAGATAAATGATCGTCCACATGATAAAGATGATTGTATCACCAAGCTACAAAAGGAACAACTCCGATTAGTTGGTGTAGAACAAGCCTTACGCAAGGAATTAGAGAATTGTAGGTGGGAAGCTGGTACTCTGAGGCACGAAAACACCAGCCTTCTGGATAGGGTGCGAAGCAGAGAGAAAGGTACTAGCATTGGGTTGATCAAACTTGATCAAGAACTTTGGGATCGCCTTGATGGACTGCAAGCTCAGGCATTCCCACTGCTGGATGAGAATGTTCACCTTTCTTTTAAGCTGCTGGATTATGTTAAAAGGAATTTGTCTACTTTTGATGCATGTGAAATTAGTGAATGGGAACATTCAAACAGTATGTTAGAAACTGGACAAGAATGGGAGCATGCCATGGAATTGGACATGATGGCTCAAAATTTAAGAAGAAAGGTTGATTCTTGGAAGAAAAGTGTGTGGATACAAAAAGaaatcttgaaagaaaaatctcatATATCCTGTGACGAATCTCTCAAGCAAGATGTAGAAAATCCAGAGGCATATCAACAGGAGCAGCAGCATATAGAG AATGAGGAGGGGTTCAACCAACTACAACAAGAACTTAAAGCTGAAACTTTACTCGTCAAGATTCTACGGGAAAAACTATGTTCTAAGGAGGCTGATTTAGAACAACTTCAGGAAGAAATTGCAACTTTGGTAAGGAGTCAAGAGGTTTTGAGAAGTAACATTGAAAGTCTACAGGGAAGGCTCAGTAGTTCAAACCAGAAAGAGAAAGAGTTGGAACTCCTG CTTGGAGGGAAGGAAGATACCATCAGATGTTTACAAGCTGACTTACAAGAATGTCTCAAAGAACTGACATTGTTAAGAGTAGAGATACCCAAAGTTTCTGAAGAAAGGGATGGCTTTAAGGAAGATGCAGAACAACTTACCTGGCAAAACATGAAACTCATTGCCGAAGTGGAAGCGCTTAAAATAAGAGTAGAGAAACTCGATGAGGATGTACTAGTCAGGGAGGGACAATTGTCAATTTTACAGGAAAGCCTAAATGCATAG
- the LOC131072262 gene encoding uncharacterized protein LOC131072262 isoform X1: MRRLFPLKPVSASNNNSNSNNLPNQKVDKDGPFFWEKGSDYLKENSLEAQMIRDHSSAIPKKTISGGGNSKRSSAHLINHHMGPAFESSSLHRRSHSSASSIFSSDKNDSSFSDVSKSSGSSADGFAPSSKCTPPENREAKVVWTNRSTSVPKGRPEVYCSTLANTPPSLSRSSSARITKVPEDFLEFSFDGREEEDEDTHNLVSGKAQMEIIADNETVLSSGRPPRSRLSGQDNIHIGSVKRLVRSQSFKGSCANTGEKSSSKMQGDLLSYPKSSSSSVGDKLSSRYQSARNVAERLVRSLPGKSKSKVIDAKSNFDSETVLIHCDGRIRREFLESFQPSGPELGSYHNLNTEELSPSQSQGVSPSSHCRSNEERQFPTFQVQNVEGLALHPPQKEVDRCRFQLWLEGYDKMQDNDEELEIRAKAAEDQVALLSEELESMNWYHCSRSESVSAKNSQQNAEFLWQKLRKASEEKRNLALMLSSEVQSRKRERSSATEALRLIKGEMESRTKILENEKNDLQQTLEKEIDRRSNEWASMLEKIRSEERRMRERVRDLAEQNVALQREVSSLNNQEIHVKSQVRESQKCMTDLRNKLTDAENEIMQLRESLSESIKKGKQAEDDRDSNKRSYKEKERENSELQKSVVRLQRLCKDQERTIGGLWGGLDNEINDRPHDKDDCITKLQKEQLRLVGVEQALRKELENCRWEAGTLRHENTSLLDRVRSREKGTSIGLIKLDQELWDRLDGLQAQAFPLLDENVHLSFKLLDYVKRNLSTFDACEISEWEHSNSMLETGQEWEHAMELDMMAQNLRRKVDSWKKSVWIQKEILKEKSHISCDESLKQDVENPEAYQQEQQHIENEEGFNQLQQELKAETLLVKILREKLCSKEADLEQLQEEIATLVRSQEVLRSNIESLQGRLSSSNQKEKELELLLGGKEDTIRCLQADLQECLKELTLLRVEIPKVSEERDGFKEDAEQLTWQNMKLIAEVEALKIRVEKLDEDVLVREGQLSILQESLNA; this comes from the exons ATGCGGAGGTTATTTCCATTGAAACCGGTCTCTGCATCGAACAATAACAGTAACAGTAATAATTTGCCGAACCAGAAGGTTGATAAGGATGGGCCATTCTTTTGGGAAAAGGGAAGCGATTACCTGAAGGAGAATTCGCTTGAAGCGCAGATGATTCGAGACCATTCTTCTGCTATTCCGAAGAAAACTATCTCTGGGGGAGGGAATTCGAAGCGATCATCTGCGCATTTAATAAACCATCACATGGGTCCCGCGTTTGAATCTTCGTCTCTTCACAGACGAAGCCATTCATCAGCCTCTTCCATCTTTTCCAGCGACAAAAATGATAGCTCTTTCAGTGATGTGAGCAAATCCTCTGGAAGCAGTGCGGATGGCTTTGCTCCAAGCTCCAAATGCACACCTCC TGAAAACAGAGAAGCAAAAGTAGTATGGACAAACAGATCCACCAGTGTGCCTAAAGGTCGTCCTGAAGTTTACTGTAGCACCCTTGCAAATACCCCTCCATCCTTGTCAAGAAGCAGTTCTGCCCGAATAACAAAAGTTCCAGAGGATTTCTTGGAATTCAGTTTTGAtggaagggaagaagaagatgaagatactCACAACCTGGTATCTGGAAAGGCACAGATGGAAATAATAGCAGATAACGAAACTGTACTGAGCTCTGGTCGGCCACCACGTTCCAGACTTTCAGGCCAAGATAATATTCATATAGGCAGTGTTAAAAGACTTGTACGTTCTCAGTCTTTTAAAGGTTCTTGTGCAAACACAGGTGAAAAATCATCCTCAAAGATGCAAGGTGATCTTCTGTCATATCCAAAAAGCTCATCATCTTCAGTGGGGGACAAACTTTCTTCCAGGTATCAAAGTGCTCGAAATGTTGCTGAAAGACTGGTTAGATCACTACCAGGGAAATCCAAATCCAAAGTAATCGATGCCAagagtaattttgatagtgaaaCTGTTCTTATCCATTGTGATGGGAGAATCCGCAGGGAATTTCTAGAATCATTCCAGCCATCAGGACCTGAGCTTGGAAGCTACCACAATTTGAATACCGAAGAATTATCTCCATCTCAAAGCCAGGGAGTAAGCCCAAGCTCACATTGTAGATCAAATGAGGAAAGGCAGTTTCCTACTTTTCAAGTACAGAATGTTGAAGGATTGGCTCTTCATCCGCCACAGAAGGAAGTGGACAGATGCCGATTTCAACTGTGGCTTGAAGGCTATGATAAGATGCAAGATAATGATGAAGAGCTGGAAATAAGAGCTAAAGCAGCTGAAGACCAGGTTGCATTATTGTCAGAAGAGTTAGAATCGATGAACTGGTACCATTGCAGCAGGTCTGAATCTGTAAGTGCAAAGAACTCACAACAAAATGCAGAATTTTTGTggcaaaaattgagaaaagcatctgAAGAGAAAAGGAACTTAGCACTTATGCTTTCTTCAGAAGTTCAGAGCCGCAAGAGAGAAAGATCATCAGCGACTGAAGCTCTAAGGTTGATCAAGGGAGAGATGGAATCTCGCACAAAGATATTGGAGAATGAGAAGAATGATCTGCAGCAAACATTAGAAAAGGAGATAGATAGGAGGTCGAATGAATGGGCCTCTATGCTGGAGAAAATTAGGTCTGAGGAGAGGAGGATGAGAGAGAGAGTCAGAGATCTGGCAGAGCAAAATGTAGCATTGCAGAGAGAAGTTTCATCTTTAAATAACCAGGAAATTCATGTAAAAAGTCAGGTGAGGGAATCTCAGAAATGTATGACTGATTTGAGAAACAAATTAACAGATGCTGAAAATGAAATTATGCAGTtaagggaatccctgtcagaatcTATCAAGAAAGGAAAACAAGCAGAAGATGACCGAGATTCAAACAAAAGGAGCTACAAGGAAAAAGAAAGGGAAAACTCTGAGTTACAGAAATCAGTTGTCAGATTACAGCGACTATGTAAAGATCAGGAAAGAACAATTGGTGGATTGTGGGGAGGATTAGACAATGAGATAAATGATCGTCCACATGATAAAGATGATTGTATCACCAAGCTACAAAAGGAACAACTCCGATTAGTTGGTGTAGAACAAGCCTTACGCAAGGAATTAGAGAATTGTAGGTGGGAAGCTGGTACTCTGAGGCACGAAAACACCAGCCTTCTGGATAGGGTGCGAAGCAGAGAGAAAGGTACTAGCATTGGGTTGATCAAACTTGATCAAGAACTTTGGGATCGCCTTGATGGACTGCAAGCTCAGGCATTCCCACTGCTGGATGAGAATGTTCACCTTTCTTTTAAGCTGCTGGATTATGTTAAAAGGAATTTGTCTACTTTTGATGCATGTGAAATTAGTGAATGGGAACATTCAAACAGTATGTTAGAAACTGGACAAGAATGGGAGCATGCCATGGAATTGGACATGATGGCTCAAAATTTAAGAAGAAAGGTTGATTCTTGGAAGAAAAGTGTGTGGATACAAAAAGaaatcttgaaagaaaaatctcatATATCCTGTGACGAATCTCTCAAGCAAGATGTAGAAAATCCAGAGGCATATCAACAGGAGCAGCAGCATATAGAG AATGAGGAGGGGTTCAACCAACTACAACAAGAACTTAAAGCTGAAACTTTACTCGTCAAGATTCTACGGGAAAAACTATGTTCTAAGGAGGCTGATTTAGAACAACTTCAGGAAGAAATTGCAACTTTGGTAAGGAGTCAAGAGGTTTTGAGAAGTAACATTGAAAGTCTACAGGGAAGGCTCAGTAGTTCAAACCAGAAAGAGAAAGAGTTGGAACTCCTG CTTGGAGGGAAGGAAGATACCATCAGATGTTTACAAGCTGACTTACAAGAATGTCTCAAAGAACTGACATTGTTAAGAGTAGAGATACCCAAAGTTTCTGAAGAAAGGGATGGCTTTAAGGAAGATGCAGAACAACTTACCTGGCAAAACATGAAACTCATTGCCGAAGTGGAAGCGCTTAAAATAAGAGTAGAGAAACTCGATGAGGATGTACTAGTCAGGGAGGGACAATTGTCAATTTTACAGGAAAGCCTAAATGCATAG